Proteins encoded in a region of the Bacteroidota bacterium genome:
- the rpmA gene encoding 50S ribosomal protein L27 — translation MAHKKGVGSSKNGRDSNPQMLGVKVYGSQAITAGSIIVRQRGTKFHPGLNVGRGNDDTLFAKVNGTVRFARGRQDRKVVHVDPA, via the coding sequence ATGGCACATAAGAAAGGCGTAGGCTCCTCCAAGAACGGCCGCGACTCGAACCCGCAGATGCTCGGCGTGAAGGTCTACGGCAGCCAGGCCATCACCGCCGGCTCGATCATCGTCCGCCAGCGCGGGACCAAGTTCCACCCCGGCCTCAACGTCGGGCGCGGCAACGACGACACGCTCTTTGCGAAGGTCAACGGCACCGTCCGCTTTGCCCGGGGTCGCCAGGACCGCAAGGTGGTCCACGTCGATCCGGCCTAG
- the rplU gene encoding 50S ribosomal protein L21 — protein MYAIVDISGKQFKVQENTTLYAPRQKAAVGDTLTLDRVLLVSGDDVHIGAPTVAGASVTATVLDHVKGDKVIVFKKKRRKGYRVKNGHRQPYTKLSIDALNLDSNN, from the coding sequence ATGTACGCCATCGTTGACATCTCCGGCAAGCAGTTCAAGGTCCAGGAGAACACCACGCTCTACGCCCCGCGCCAGAAGGCCGCCGTCGGCGACACCCTTACCCTCGACCGGGTCCTCCTCGTCTCCGGAGACGACGTCCACATCGGTGCCCCGACCGTCGCCGGTGCCTCCGTCACGGCGACCGTCCTCGACCACGTCAAGGGCGACAAGGTGATCGTCTTCAAGAAAAAGCGCCGCAAGGGCTACCGCGTCAAGAACGGCCACCGCCAGCCCTACACGAAGCTCTCGATCGACGCCCTCAACCTCGACAGCAACAACTAG
- a CDS encoding fumarylacetoacetate hydrolase family protein produces the protein MFMLSLPPSGPTLTPGKVLCVGRNYAEHAREMGYAPDPPAEPVVFLKPSTALVASGGTVCIPPQSDEVHHEVELVAVIGRGGKNIPEEKALGHVGAYALGLDMTARDLQRLAKAANKPWAVAKGFDTFAPLGPLTAASEVPDPQALDLQLTLNGEVRQSGRASDMIFPVRVLVAYLSRIFTLEPGDVVYTGTPEGVGPVAPGDVLEATSSGLAPLRITVNG, from the coding sequence ATGTTCATGCTCAGCTTGCCGCCCTCGGGCCCCACGCTCACCCCCGGCAAGGTGCTCTGCGTCGGCCGTAACTACGCCGAGCACGCCCGCGAGATGGGCTACGCGCCCGACCCACCGGCCGAGCCGGTGGTGTTCCTGAAACCGTCCACGGCGCTCGTCGCCTCCGGCGGCACGGTCTGCATCCCTCCGCAGTCGGACGAGGTGCACCACGAGGTCGAACTCGTGGCGGTGATCGGGCGGGGCGGGAAGAACATCCCGGAGGAGAAGGCGCTCGGCCACGTCGGGGCCTACGCGCTCGGGCTCGACATGACGGCGCGCGACCTGCAGCGCCTGGCGAAGGCGGCCAACAAGCCCTGGGCCGTAGCGAAGGGCTTCGACACGTTCGCTCCGCTCGGTCCGCTCACGGCCGCGTCCGAGGTCCCGGACCCGCAGGCGCTCGACCTCCAGCTCACCCTCAACGGAGAGGTCCGGCAGAGCGGCCGGGCGTCAGACATGATCTTTCCCGTCCGCGTCCTCGTGGCCTACCTCTCGCGCATCTTCACCCTGGAACCCGGCGACGTGGTCTACACCGGCACTCCCGAAGGCGTCGGCCCCGTCGCTCCCGGCGACGTGCTGGAGGCGACGAGTAGCGGCCTGGCTCCGCTCCGCATCACAGTCAACGGGTGA
- a CDS encoding MBL fold metallo-hydrolase, which translates to MKIGDYTLHEIHAGRLGLDGGAMFGIVPKPLWERRIPADGRNRIPLAMRCLLLEGDGRLVLIDNGVGDKYDAKFGDIYAVDRESSELHGSLAAAGFGADEVTDVILTHLHFDHCGGSTVRDASGSLRVAFPNATFHVQRDHWDWAHRSPREGASFLPENLDPLEASGQLRLADGPGPVVPGIDALVVNGHTRGQQLLKLSDAEQTLVFVADLIPTAAHLPPLWVMAYDIAPLDTLAEKTSLLEQAAQEEWLLFFEHDTEIATARVQKGARGFEAIGASGALAG; encoded by the coding sequence ATGAAAATCGGCGACTACACGCTGCACGAAATCCACGCCGGCCGGCTCGGCCTCGACGGCGGGGCGATGTTCGGCATCGTGCCGAAGCCGCTCTGGGAGCGCCGCATCCCGGCCGACGGCCGCAACCGGATCCCGCTCGCCATGCGGTGCCTCCTCCTCGAAGGCGACGGCCGGCTCGTCCTCATCGACAACGGGGTCGGCGATAAATACGACGCCAAGTTCGGCGACATCTACGCCGTGGACCGCGAATCGTCGGAGCTGCACGGCTCGCTCGCGGCTGCCGGGTTCGGCGCGGACGAGGTCACCGACGTCATCCTGACCCACCTCCACTTCGACCACTGCGGCGGCTCGACGGTCCGCGACGCTAGCGGCTCGCTCCGCGTGGCGTTTCCGAATGCCACGTTTCACGTCCAGCGTGACCACTGGGACTGGGCCCACCGCAGCCCGCGCGAAGGAGCCTCGTTTCTCCCCGAGAACCTCGACCCGCTGGAGGCCTCCGGCCAACTCCGGCTTGCTGACGGACCGGGCCCGGTGGTCCCCGGCATCGACGCGCTCGTGGTCAACGGGCACACCCGGGGACAGCAACTGCTCAAGCTCAGCGACGCCGAGCAGACGCTCGTTTTCGTGGCCGACCTCATCCCGACAGCGGCGCATCTTCCGCCGCTCTGGGTGATGGCCTACGACATCGCCCCGCTCGACACCCTTGCCGAAAAGACCTCGCTGCTGGAGCAGGCCGCTCAGGAAGAGTGGCTTCTCTTCTTCGAGCACGACACCGAAATCGCCACGGCACGCGTCCAGAAGGGAGCGCGCGGCTTCGAGGCAATAGGTGCGTCGGGCGCGCTTGCAGGGTGA
- a CDS encoding histidine kinase dimerization/phospho-acceptor domain-containing protein — translation MVDNRMVDNRDALYENLVTNLSQVVHGINNPLAVVSGHAQLLVELAESKGLDSEVVGYLQNIEEASQRLASELDRLRDVRGEIRPRNVSGDGM, via the coding sequence ATGGTAGACAACCGCATGGTAGACAACCGGGACGCGCTCTACGAGAACCTGGTGACGAACCTGTCCCAGGTCGTGCACGGGATCAACAACCCGCTCGCGGTTGTCTCGGGCCACGCGCAGTTGCTGGTGGAACTGGCCGAGTCCAAAGGGCTCGACTCGGAGGTCGTGGGGTATCTTCAGAACATCGAAGAAGCCAGCCAGCGCCTGGCGTCCGAACTGGACCGGCTGCGGGACGTGCGGGGCGAAATCCGCCCCCGCAACGTGAGCGGAGACGGGATGTAG